TAATTCAGTTAATGCCTATTCGTTTACTGTTTTATCCGAATTATACATATGAACACCTAAATTGGCACTTTAAACTTTTCAAGAACCTTTTCTTGCTTTCTTGAGTGATGGCCTGTTTTTAGCTGTTCACATAAATTTGTGATGTTCTTATCGAATTCAGTTCAAATCATACTAGATAAATTGGATTTGTGATTGTTATGCGCTTTCTTTCAGTATCAATTACGGATggtataaaatgtataaatgcTGATATTGGTAGTTGAAtgatcaaaaacaaaaaagtaatAGACATTATCTGCAGTTTTTTGGTTGTGATAAGATTCATGTTGTCATGGCCTAAGCTGTTCTTCGTTGtcttttttgatgaaattactTCATTGTGCTTAGTGGCACTTCATTATGCTTAGTGACACTTCCTTGTTCTTCTGCTTTCTTGTGAtatgtttttctctttcttgaTTTCCGTAACAGTATCTTACGTTTGCTTACTGTCCAACACAATGGATGAGTTGCCAACACAAAGCACATCTGCCTTGGCCTTGCCTCGCTTACAGCTAAACCGGGGATCAACAACGGCAACATCTGGTCCAGAATCAAAgccaaagaagaaaatttgCTGTGCTTGCCCCGAGACAAAGAAGCTGAGAGATGAATGCATTGTGGAGCATGGTGAAGAAGCTTGTGCAAAATGGATAGAGGCTCATCGTATATGCCTTCGTGCAGAGGGCTTCAATGTTTGAAATTGGTATTCGAAGTTCATAGAATGAAAACAATTTGAGGTACAAACTATTATTAGAGGATTAAACAGatatgatttgacaaaaaagaatccagaaataaaaagaaagctTTATCCTaaattgttcattttttttttttgtatttttcttttttatgaggtTATTTACCTctaataaatgaattgaaacaTCTGGAATACTTCTATGAATCATGATAGGATAGAGCGAAATTCTGTATGCCTTGGTTCCTTGAGTAAACATTTCCCCTTCTGTACTTCTCTATTAGCTGACTCTCGTATTCAATTTCTATTACTACTTGTGTTATTGTGTAACCTATGTTGGTAAAAATTTTGACCAAAGAAGATTGTACAAACTTAAGATTTGCTTTGTAGGGTAGAAAGAAAATCAACAAGATGAAAAATTGGAGGAGAAAacgtatatattatatatatatatatatatatatttccctTGTTATGCTTGGTAGgaaaggatgaaaaaaaatcTTTCCATTCATTACTTAGTAGAGTTGAAAACTGAgcggaaaaaaattttaaaagtaggataattttgtaaaattcaCCTTTGATTTCAACctttctcattttctcttcgCTTATCATTTCAATTTGGAATGATTCATTTGTATGCATTAAGAACGAAAATGATCATCTTTCCTATTTTTCTTCCACTTGTTATTTATACTAAGTACActtgatatttattttctttccactttcAATTCCTCTTTCCTTCCTCCCACTTTTCCACTCAATCAAGCACATCCTTAAGCTTTGCTTTCTAAGATGAAAAGAAAGTTGGAAAGACGAAAAATTGAAGTGGAAAAGTGGAAAGATAGCAAATATGTATATTCTTTCCATTGGTGTGCTGGGtggaaaatatggaaaatttgaaagaaaaagtaattttctttccattcaTTGCTTGGTAGAGTtaaaaaatgagagaaagaaaatgaaaattataagaaatgtataattttgaacaCTTAACTTACTTCTCTCTCGTTTTCTCCTCTTATTATTCCAATTTGGAATGATTTGTTTTCATacattaaaatgaaatgaaaaatgatcaTCTGTCCTATATTCTTTCTTCTCACTTTTCTTTCCTACCAAGCACACTTAAAAGATTATTTTCTTTACTCTTTTCCATTGTCTTCTTCCACTCTTCCTCCCTTCGCTTGTCCATTCAATCAAGCACACCCTTAATGCTAGAATGGCCTTAGTGCTAGAATGGCATCTTGGTGACAACTTAATTGATAATGAAGGCCAACATGGGGAATAAATTCTTGTGGTTTTCGTTTTCCTTTATATCtttatgtttgaattgttttCCTTTgtagaaaagcataaaaaaagtAATGAACATAATTGTTAGGATTGAGCTATTCTCTTTGTCAAACTACCCGGTGTTCTAGTTCCTTTTTGTTCTCTGTAAGATAAATCTCTGCATATTGCTAGTCGCCTGGAACAATGAACAGCTTTAGCTTATTAATATTCAGGGTGTAGCATTTTCCTGCGTTGCACTCTGCAACTGCAGTGATTATAAGTCCGGTAATGACTTGATCAGTTTGATATATGGAGCTACCATTTGAAAGTTGAAAGGCTGCTTTGTTGTTGATATCCAAATGCAGTTTAGAGTCGAGACAGAAGatttatactaataataattcattaatcaGACAAAGGCCATTGACATGGCCATTCCATCATTGTATAAAATGAGAGACATAGACAAACATCGGACAGATAGACAAGAAAACACACTCAAACTACAACAAAAGACACAAATTATTCAACCcaacttttattctttttaggTCCCAAACTTCATCATTCTATATGTCTGCTTAGTGACTGCCACATGTGCAGTTTGTGCAGCTGCAGCTAGTTCCGCACTTGCACTTGCCATCGTT
This sequence is a window from Gossypium raimondii isolate GPD5lz chromosome 5, ASM2569854v1, whole genome shotgun sequence. Protein-coding genes within it:
- the LOC105766524 gene encoding cytochrome c oxidase copper chaperone 1; the protein is MDELPTQSTSALALPRLQLNRGSTTATSGPESKPKKKICCACPETKKLRDECIVEHGEEACAKWIEAHRICLRAEGFNV